Genomic DNA from Clavibacter michiganensis:
CACGCTGGAGCGCGTGATGTCGATGAGGTTGTCGAGCTGGCGCACCGCGAGGCGCGCGCTCTGCTCGATCTTCGCGAAGTCGATCTTCCCGTCGGAGAAGTGCTGCGACAGGTTGATGGACGCCAGGTTGCAGACGGAGACGTTGTCCTCGTCCTGCGGCAGCGTGATCTCGGTGCAGAGGTTCGACAGGTGGATCGTGCCGGTGTTGTTGTTCAGGGCGCGGTTGTTGATCGTGTCCTTCCAGGTCAGCCACGGGTGGCTGGTGGTCTGGAGCGAGATGAGGATCGACTTGAACTGCTCGCGCGCCTTGATGCGCTTGAACATGCGGATGCGCCCGGCCTCGGCCTCGGCGACGTAGAACGCGTAGCGCTCCGAGAACGCCTTGCCGTACAGCTCGTTGAGGTCGGAGACCTCCAGCGGGTCGAAGAGGAACCAGTCCTCGTCGTTCTGCACGCGCTTCATGAACTCGTCGCTGATCCACACGGCCGTGTTGGCGGTGCGGGTGCGGCGGTACGGGTCGCCCGAGTTCTGGCGCAGGTCGAGGAACTCGGGGAAGTCGAGGTGCCAGTTCTCCATGTAGAAGCACAGGGCGCCGAACTTCTTGCCGCCGCGGCTGACGGCGCGGAGCACGGAGTCGATGGTGTGCATGAACGGGATCGGGCCCGTGGAGGTGGTGTTGTTCGAGCGGATGGGCGAGCCCTGCGCGCGCAGCTTGGAGACGGAGAGGCCTATGCCGCCCGTGCCCTTGGTGAGCCACATGACGTCGCGCGTGGTCTTCGCGATGTGCTCGATGTCGTCCTGCATCTCCATGACGAAGCAGTTCGCGAGCTGCGGGTAGATGGTGCCCGCGTTGACGAGGGTGGAGCCGGCCGCGAGGTACTCGAGCTTCGACATCTTCTCGTAGAAGGCGATGGCGGTCTCGGTGGGGTTCTGCTCGTTGAGCGTGAGGCCCATCGCGATGCGCATCCAGAAGTACTGGGGCACCTCGAGGGCGTCGCCGTTGCGGCCCTTGATGCCGTAGCGGTTGTTCAGCGTGACGACGCCGATGTACTTGAGCAGCTCGTCGTGCGCCGGCTCGAGGGCCTGGGCGAGGCGCTCCAGGTCGAACAGCTGCACGAGGCGGGAGTCGAGGAGCATCTCGTCGACGCCGCGCTGGATGTTGCGGGCGAAGTGCTCCGCGTGGAGGCGCTTGAGCTCCTCGGGCGACGAGTAGTCGCCGAGGACGCGCTTGTAGATGGTCTTGAGGAGGAGGCGCGCGGCGACGGTGTCGAACGCCGGGTCGTCCTTCACGTTCTGGAGCGCGACCTGGATGACAGCCTCATCCAGCTGCTGCGTGGTGATCCCGTCGAAGAGGGTGATCTCCAGCTCGGAGGCGATCTGCGTGACCCAGCCGATGTTCTCGTCGAGGCCCTGCGTCGCGTCCTCGATGGCCAGGTTGATGCGGTTCGCGTCGTACGGCTCCCGCGTGCCGTCGCGCTTCACTACGGTGATGGACACTCTGCTCCTCATGGTCTTCGTCGCCCGCGCTGATCGGCTGCGGACTGTCCTGCGGTCGGAGGCGACGCGATGCGGGTCGTACCCGCTGCGCCTGCGCCTCACCAGCCCTGGTCCTCACCAGGGGAAATGCTCGGCGAGCCCTCGTCCGCCCTGCTCCGCGGAGCCAGGACGATGGGGGTTGCCCGCCGTTCCATCACTATATATGCGGGCCCCCGGCCAGGACCAACCCCATATGTAGTGGGCGTGTCGTCCACAGGTGTGGACAACTCCGCGGACTTGTCCACAGGTTCCACAGGCTACGGAGCGCCGCCGACATCGCTGTCCGGTGGCGCCCGGGGCTGCAGGCGGAGGCCCTCCGGCCGGTAGGATCTGACCCTCGTGAGCACGTACGGAAGCCTCCTCAAGACCCGCGGCGTGGGCCGGATCATCGCCGCCCAGCTCCTGGCGCGCTTCCCGGGCGGCATGCTCTCGCTGGCGTTCCTCATGCACGTGGAGCGGATCCACGAGTCGTACGGCGCGGCCGGCCTCGTGCTCGCCGCGACGAGCATCGGCCAGGCCGTCGCCGGCCCCCTCACGAGCCGGTGGATGGGGGTCTGGGGCATGCGCCCGGTGCTCATCCTCACGTCCGTCGTCTGCACGGTCGCCGTCGTCGCGGTGGCGCTCGGCGACGACGGCACGTCCGTCCCCGTGTTCATGGCGCTCGGGCTCGTCGCGGGCCTCGCCAACCCGCCCGTGCAGCCGGCGGTCCGCACCATCTACCCGAAGATGGTCAACTCCAAGCAGCTCACGCCCCTCTTCTCGCTCGACGCGTCGGCGCAGGAGATCATCTGGGTGCTCGGGCCCGTGATCGCGACGTTCCTCGCCATCCAGGTCGACACGAGCGCCGGGATCCTCGTGGCGGCCGCCTTCCTCGTCGGCGGCGGCGCGTGGTTCATCTCCTCCCCCGAGCTCGGCCGGGTGCGCATCCCCCGCAGCAAGCGCCGGTTCGGCGTGGTGCTCGGGCGGCCTCCCGTGCTCCTCAGCACCATCGTCGGCTTCCTCCTCATCGCGGCGTGCGCGGCCATCGAGGCGGGCGTCGTCGCCGTGTTCGGACACGGCGGGCCCGAGGCGGGCTTCGTCCTCGCGATCTTCGCCGTCGGCTCGCTCATCGGCGGCCTCGCGCTCGGCCACATCCCCATCAGCCCGTGGGCCATGGCCCGGCGCATGGCGATCATCCTCGCCGGCACCGCCTTCGCGGCCGTGTCGATGAACGTCGTCTGGCTGTCGGTGTTCCTCTTCCTCGCGGGCGTCGGCATCGCGCCCGCGCTGGCCGTGCTGTTCGCCGTCGTCTCGTCCTCGGTGCGCTTCAGCGACACCGCGGAGGCCTACGGCTGGGTCGGCACCGGGCAGCTCATCGGGGCGGCGCTGGGATCCGCCGCGGCCGGCTTCGTCATCGACGCGCAGGGGGCGCAGGGCGCGTTCGTCGTCGCGGCGGCGCTGCTGGCGGCGGGCGCGGCCATCGCCGCCGTCTTCCACCGGCACAGCCCGGACCTCCGCGGCCGCGACGCCGGCCCGATCCCGGACACGGAGCCCGTCCCGGTCATGACCTGACGGTCGGCTCGGCCGGACGCGCGGAGGACCCACGGGATCCGCGCCCCAGAGTCTCCGCCCCCGCGGAAAAACAGCCCGCCGCGCTGGATAGTGTGAGGGCATGACCTCTCCGCAGACCCCTCTGACCACGCGCCGCCTGCGCGCCGGGATCGCCGGGCTGGGCCTCGTGCTCGGCCTCGCGCTCGCCGGGTGCAGCTCGCCGGCCGCCGACGACGCCGCGACGCCCACCCCGTCCGCCTCCGCATCCGCCTCCGCCGAGGCCGCGAGCCCCACGCCCGAGGCGACCACCGAGGGCGACGCCGGCTCCGGCGACGCCGCGGCCTCCGGATCCCGCGAGGCCATCGCCGCCAAGACCCGCGACATCGCCTGCGGCCTCAAGGACAAGTCGACGCTCGAGGAGTCCGACGTGCAGGCGTTCCGCGACCTCGGCACCGAGATCTCCGCCTCCACGGACAGCGGCGCCGCGGCTGCGGGCCAGCAGATCACGGCCCTCGCCGACCAGCTCGCGCCCGGCGTCGGCCAGCCGATCAGCGACGAGCTGAAGACGCAGATGTCGAGCGCCTGCGACCAGCTGCAGTAGCTCTCCCCGCACGCACGACGGCCCGGCCAGCGCGAAGCTGACCGGGCCGTCGTCCGTTCCGCGGGACTACCAGCGCGGGTGGACCGCCGCGCGGAAGTACCGGTCGTAGATGTCCGCGACCTGGCGCTCGAAGACCTCGCCGAGCCTGGGGGCGGAGCCGGCGCGCGCGTTCGCCTGGGCCTGCTCCGCGTTGCGGGCTCCGGGGATCACCGCGGAGACGCCCTCGCGCTGCACGATCCAGGCGAGCGCGACCTGCGCGGGCGTGAGGTCCGGCGCGGCCTCGTGCGCGGCGGCCGCGAACTCGCGGGCCGCGGCGACGCCGTCGTCGTAGTCGACGCCCGAGAAGGTCTCCCCCACGTCGAACGCGGCGCCCCCGCGGTTGAAGTTGCGGTGGTCGGTCTCGGCGAAGGTGGTGGCGGCGGTGTAGCGGCCGCTGAGGAGACCGGACGCGAGCGGCACGCGGGCGATGATCCCGACGCCCGCCTCGACGGCGGCCGGCAGCACGCGGTCGAGCGGCTTCAGGCGGAACGCGTTGAGGATGATCTGCACGCTCGCGACGCCGGGGCGCGCGATGGCGAGGAGGGCCTCGTCGGTCGTCTCGACGCTCACGCCATAGGACGCGATGGCGCCGTCGGCGACGAGCTCGTCGAGGGCGTCGTAGACGCGGTCGCTCGAGAACACGGGCGTGGGCGGGCAGTGCAGCTGGACGAGGTCGAGCGTCTCGACGCCGAGGTTCCGGCGCGAGCGGTCGGTCCACTCGCGGAAGCGGTCGAGGGTGAAGTTCGCGGGATCCTGCGCGTCGCGGCGGCCCATCTTCGTCGCGACGGTGACGCCGGAATCCGGGTGCGCGCGGAGCCAGGATCCGATGATGGTCTCGCTGCGACCGTCGCCGTAGACGTCGGCCGTGTCGAAGAAGGTGATGCCCGCGTCGGCCGCCGCGTCGAGCACCGCGAGCGCGTCGTCCTCGGCGACGTCACCCCAGTCCCCGCCGAGCTGCCATGTCCCGAGTCCGATGACCGAGACGTTCCGATGGGTCCTGCCGAGGCTTCTCTGCTCCATGCGTCGAGCCTACGCGCGGGGGACGTCGGCCTCGCGGTCGTCCGTCGCGGCTCGGGCGGGCCGGCGGCGGAGGGCGTGCACGGCGAGCGCGGCGATCACGGCCATCGGGCCGCCTGCGACGACGCCCGGCGCCAGGGTCACGAGCAGGGGCACGAGATCGAGGAGCCAGCGCTGCCCCAGCGGGTCGCCGAAGCTGGAGTACGGCATGGAGGTCGCGATCCCGGCGGCGAGCGCGCGCAGGCCGAGGCCCGCGGCGGGGAAGGCGACGGCGAGGATCCAGAGCACCGGGGCGAGCCAGCCGGCGAGGTCCGGCCGATCGGCCGCCCGCGCTCCCGGTCCCGACGGCGACGGCGGCCGCGGCGGGTCCTCGGTCGGGGAGGCCGGGCGCTCGGCGCCGGCGCTCGCCCGCTGGTCCGGGCTCGGCTGCGACCCGCGTGCCGAGGCCCGCTGGAACGCCGGGTCGAAGCGCGGATCCACGCCGGAGGGTTCGTCCTCTCCGTCCGACCTCCGCGTCATGCCGCTCAGGGTACGCCCGGGCAGGGCCCAGGATGCTTGGCGGACGCTCGTGCGCGTCATGGGGTGCTCATAGGGTCGCCGGGTGTGATCTCCTCATGGCCCCCACCGGGCCACCCGAGACACGAAGGACCCGTCATGAACGAGACACCCCAGGAGCCGACCGGACGTCCGGACGAGGCCCCCATCGACGCCACCCGCTCCGCCGACGCCGCGACCCCGGCCGAGACCGCACCCGCCGCGCCGGCCGCTCCCCACCCGCCGGCCGATGGCTCGCCCGCGACCGCGCAGCCCGCCTGGCCGGCGCCCGCCTGGCC
This window encodes:
- a CDS encoding ribonucleoside-diphosphate reductase subunit alpha, translating into MSITVVKRDGTREPYDANRINLAIEDATQGLDENIGWVTQIASELEITLFDGITTQQLDEAVIQVALQNVKDDPAFDTVAARLLLKTIYKRVLGDYSSPEELKRLHAEHFARNIQRGVDEMLLDSRLVQLFDLERLAQALEPAHDELLKYIGVVTLNNRYGIKGRNGDALEVPQYFWMRIAMGLTLNEQNPTETAIAFYEKMSKLEYLAAGSTLVNAGTIYPQLANCFVMEMQDDIEHIAKTTRDVMWLTKGTGGIGLSVSKLRAQGSPIRSNNTTSTGPIPFMHTIDSVLRAVSRGGKKFGALCFYMENWHLDFPEFLDLRQNSGDPYRRTRTANTAVWISDEFMKRVQNDEDWFLFDPLEVSDLNELYGKAFSERYAFYVAEAEAGRIRMFKRIKAREQFKSILISLQTTSHPWLTWKDTINNRALNNNTGTIHLSNLCTEITLPQDEDNVSVCNLASINLSQHFSDGKIDFAKIEQSARLAVRQLDNLIDITRSSVKEADFSNQQNRAVGLGVMGFTDVVEKLGFSYESEESYDLIDEIMEHVSYAAIDESADLAKERGAYPNFEGSRWSEGLVPLDSIALMEADRGVPVKVNRTTRLDWDALRAKVKGGMRNATLMAIAPTASIGLVAGTTPGLDPQFSQIFSRSTSSGKFLEVNRNLVKDLQELGLWETVRESILRSQGDIQNIAAIPDSVKATYRTSFQLSPYAFLEVAARAQKWIDQAISRNMYLETRDLGDMMDIYFAGWERGVKTTYYLHMKPRHTAEQSTVKVDKSQDADGTKRKGFGGFGGGAPAAVPAQAAPASTATAEAPAPQSAPAPRKGFGFGGVGGAR
- a CDS encoding MFS transporter, whose protein sequence is MSTYGSLLKTRGVGRIIAAQLLARFPGGMLSLAFLMHVERIHESYGAAGLVLAATSIGQAVAGPLTSRWMGVWGMRPVLILTSVVCTVAVVAVALGDDGTSVPVFMALGLVAGLANPPVQPAVRTIYPKMVNSKQLTPLFSLDASAQEIIWVLGPVIATFLAIQVDTSAGILVAAAFLVGGGAWFISSPELGRVRIPRSKRRFGVVLGRPPVLLSTIVGFLLIAACAAIEAGVVAVFGHGGPEAGFVLAIFAVGSLIGGLALGHIPISPWAMARRMAIILAGTAFAAVSMNVVWLSVFLFLAGVGIAPALAVLFAVVSSSVRFSDTAEAYGWVGTGQLIGAALGSAAAGFVIDAQGAQGAFVVAAALLAAGAAIAAVFHRHSPDLRGRDAGPIPDTEPVPVMT
- a CDS encoding aldo/keto reductase, with translation MEQRSLGRTHRNVSVIGLGTWQLGGDWGDVAEDDALAVLDAAADAGITFFDTADVYGDGRSETIIGSWLRAHPDSGVTVATKMGRRDAQDPANFTLDRFREWTDRSRRNLGVETLDLVQLHCPPTPVFSSDRVYDALDELVADGAIASYGVSVETTDEALLAIARPGVASVQIILNAFRLKPLDRVLPAAVEAGVGIIARVPLASGLLSGRYTAATTFAETDHRNFNRGGAAFDVGETFSGVDYDDGVAAAREFAAAAHEAAPDLTPAQVALAWIVQREGVSAVIPGARNAEQAQANARAGSAPRLGEVFERQVADIYDRYFRAAVHPRW